The Streptomyces sp. ICC1 DNA window ACGTGGAGGTCGCGCCGTAGCTGTGCTCCGGTGATGCCGAGGAGGCGGTTGCCTTCGACGGCTTCGTACAGGACCCGGAGCACCTGGTCGCGGTAGGTCTTGCGTTCGCGCAGTGTGGCCATGACCGCGTCCTCTCGTGTGCGGGGGTGGACTCCGGGGTCCGTGGGGTTCTCAGGTCTCGTCGGAGTGGGTGCCGGTGCAGACGGGGGTCCGGCTGGCGGCCAGCCAGGAGCGGGCGGGGCCGGCGGGTCTTGCCGTGTCCACGGTGAGGTGGAGGCGGGTGTTGCCGTCGAGGCCGGGATAGCTGCGCTGTTCCGCGCCGGCGAAGCAGCCGCGCAGTGCTTCTGCGACCGCTCGGGCGGCTTCGGGCGCGTGCGCGATGATCCGTACCTCGGCGTGCCCGAGCGACGGCAGTGTCTGGGTCTCGATGTACTTCACGTGGGCGTGTTCCCTTCGTGGTGGGCGAGGAGCCGGCGGGTGGGGGCGCCGTGGCGCCCCCGTCCGCTGCCCCTGGTCGGAGGAAAGTCTGTTCCTCACCGGTCGGCATCCGTGTGGTGGGCTCGACGACTGGTGTCGTCCGGCAGGCCGGGAGGCCTCGGCAGGGGGTCGCTGAAGTTGTAGGCCTCGATCCGGGCGTCGTGCTGGGCGTTGAGCAGGTGGATCAGGCGCATTCCGATGCCGGCCGCGAGGATGGTCACGGCGATGAGGACGAGGGTCTCCACGGAGCTCACCTCCAGCCGTTCCCGGGCAGTGGGAGGGTGCGGCGGTCGATCGGATTTCCGAAGGGGGACATGCAGGCTCCGCCTTCGCTCTCCCAGCCGGCTTCCTGGCGCCGGGCGTCGTCGCGGATACCGCGCCCGATGGCGGCTTCGTTGGCCATCAGGACGCTCGCGGTGAGGTCGCTGCCGGGGATCGCGGCGGCGGTCATGAGCCGGGCCGCGGCGGCGGGCTCGGTCTCGGGCGGGATGACGAGGAGGTCCCAGCGCCCGACGGTGTAGGAGAGCAGGATCAGTTTGTCGGGGTCCTGTTCGGTGAACCAGCCCACGTGCAGCGTGCGCCCGTCAGCGGGCACCGTGTGCGGTACCGCAGCCCAGTGGACGGGGTTCACGGTGACGCGGGTGATGCGTCCCCAGGGTTCCTCCAGGGCGGCGGCCAGCGCGGGGAGCTCGGTCGTGAGGTCGCGGGAGTGGGGCCACCAGGCCCCGTCCAGCTGGCCGGCGAGCATGGTCTTCGGTGCGAGGGACAAGCGGGCCGGGAGCTCTGTGGCGAGGTTGCGGGGCGCGGTCCGGTCGAGGGTCTTGGTCATGATGCGGACCTGCCTCCGGACTGCCCGTCGGCAGCCCGGACATTAGGCGATCGCCAGGAACGACACCCGCGTGAAAGCCGGTGCGCGAAGTACTCCCAGTGCTTTCACTGTACGCCCGTTCGGTGGAGTCTGACCGGCGTGACCAGCCATTTTCCGGCGGGCGGTGCACCGGGCGGCCGGAGTTTCGCGAAACGGCGGGCTCGCGCAGCTCGCCGACCGGGCACCGGCGTCGGCATCGGCACCGAACAGCGGTGAGGTGCGGCTGCACCCCGTGAACGGGCGGACTCAGATGGCTGACTCCGCCTCGCTGCTCGTACAGAGGTGCGGGGTCGGCTGTGGGGGAGGGAGGATGGGAGTCGCGGGCAGCGGGTGGAAGGAGTCCCGGGATGCGCGCAACCGAACCCTTCCCGGCCTACCCCGGCCAGCCGTCGGATGGTGATTCCCCCGAGCCCGGTGGGCTACTGGATGTCCTGAAGGTGGCGGCCGTGGTGCTCGACGCGGACGGGCGGATCACCTTGTGGAGCCCGCAGGCCGAGGAGCTGTTCGGATACACCTCTGCTGAGGCTCTCGGCCGGTTCGCGGGCCGGCTACGGTCCACGAGCAGCACCTGGAGCTGGTGGTCGACCTGTTCGCTCGGGTCATGGCGGGCGGGGGGAGCTGGGCGGGCGTGTTTCCCGTGCGGCACAAGGATGGCGGCACGCGGCTGGTGGAGTTCGGAACATGCGGCTGGAGGACGGCCGGAAAGGCGTCTATGCCCTGGGCCTGGCCACCGACCAGGCGACGTTGCGGCGGGTGGAGCGGGATCTGGCGCTGTCCACCCGGCTGATTTCGCAGTCCCCGATCGGGCTGGCGGTGATAGACACCGATCTGCGGTACGTGACCGTCAATCCGGCGCTGGAACGTATCAACGGTCTGCCGGCTGCCGAGCACGTCGGCCGGAACGTCCGCGAGGCATTGCCCTTCTTGGACGCCGAGGCCATCGAGTCCGCGATGCGTGACGTTCTGGCCGACGGAATCCCGATCCTTGACCGCGAGTCCAAAGCTGCGCACCCCGGCCGACCCCGACCGTGAGCACGTGTGGTCGGTGTCCTTCTACCGGCTGGAGGCTTCCAACGGGAAGGTGCTCGGCGTCGCGACGTCCGTCGTCGACGTCAGTGAGCGGCATCGCGACAAAGCCGAGGCCGCCCGGGCCCGGCAGCGCCTCGCGCTCGTAGCCGATGCCTCCCTGCGCATCGGGACCACGCTCGATCTCGACCAGACCGCCCGCGAATTCGCCGAGGTCTCCGTGCCGGAGCTGGCCGACGTGGCCGCGGTGGACGTGCTCGACAGCATCCTGCACAGCCGGGCAGCCGTTGCCGTACACGAAGGGTCAGCGGTGTTCAGGGCCCTGGCCGTGGCTGCCGCGTACCCCACCGACGCGGTGCGCGCGGCCGATCCGCCGGGTGAGGTGGCACGCTACGACGCCGACCGGCTGGTCACCCGGTGCGTGAACACCGGCCGCCCGGTCCGCGTGCCGCGCGTGGACGCCGATGACCTGATCCGCATCGCCCGCAGTCCCGAAGCCGTCGGCATGCTGGCCGCCGCAGGCCTCCACTCCTACCTGGCCGTGCCGCTCATCGCCCGCGGCGAAGTCCTCGGTGCCCTCGACCTCAAGCGCCTGCGCAATCCGGAACCGTTCACGGCCGACGACGAGGTCCTGGCCGGCGAGCTGGCCGCGCGGGCCGCCGTGTGCATCGACAACGCACGCTGGTACCAGCAGGCACGCAAAACCGCCCTCACCCTCCAGCGCAGCCTCCTCCTTCAGGAGCCGCCGGACCCGCCCGGCCTGGACATCGCCTACCGCTATAAGCCCGCCCAAGCGGCGGACGAGGTCGGCGGCGACTGGTTCGACGTCATCCCCCTGACGGGCGACAAGACCGCCCTCGTCGTCGGCGACGTCATGGGCAGCGGCATCAGCGCCGCCGCAACCATGGGTCAGCTCCGCACCGCGACCCGCACACTGGCCGAACTCGACCTCGACCCCGCGCAGGTACTGCGTCACCTCGACCGCCTGACCGAACCCATGGGGCAGACCATCACGACCTGCGTCTACGCGGTCTACGACCCCCGCCACACCCGCTGCCTCATCTCCAACGCGGGGCACATGCCCCCCGTGTTGATGCGTCGCGGACGGCCGCCCAAACTACTGGAACTGCCCACCGCGGTCCCTCTCGGTGTCGGCGGGATCCTCTTCCACACCACCACGTTCGATCTGTACCCGGGCGACCAACTGGTCCTCTACACCGATGGCCTGGTCGAAACCCGCGACCAGGCCATCGACGAACGCCTGAACGCCCTCCTCGCCCTCCTCGCAACGCCGCCGCGATCCCTGGAGGAGACCTGCGACATGCTCCTCCACGCCCTGCGTCGCCCCGGCGACCACGACAACGTCGCCCTGCTCATCGCCCGGGTCCAGCCCTGACACTCCCGCGGCCGGGCTCTGGGTGTGTGGGTGAGTGGTGCTCTGGTCAGAGCGACTCGTCGTGCAGGTCTTCCTCGCGCAACAGGTCGTCCTCGCGGCGGCGCGAAGTCTCCTTCCGGCCCTGCTTCTGTCCCTGCTCGCGGGACGCCTTGCCCGGCTGGGGGTGCGCGGGGTCACCGGGGCGATGATGCTCCTGCGCCTCGCGGCCCTTGCCCGGCTCCTGATGCCTGTCCTGTGAATCGCCCATGACAGAGACTCCTCCAGATCCGTGGGGTTGGATTCCTCGCGGATCACGCTGACACGCATAGTGACAATCTGCATCATCTCGCCTACCTGGTGTGGCTTACGGGTGACACCCGTCCTCGGTGTGGCGGCGTCGGAAGGCGGGCCGTCCCTTCGGCGCCGAGGATGGGCGCGATTCCCACCCGCCCCCTGCTGTCAGGAGCCCGTCTCATGCTGGAGCGCACGCTGCGCAAGGACCGCACGGAGGTCACCTTCGTCCTGCCCGCCGACACCCCGCCCGGCCCGGTCAGCGTGGTGGGCGACTTCAACGACTGGCAGCCCGGTACCCACACCCTGCGGCCGCGCAAAGACGGAAAACGGGCCGTCACGGTCGAACTGCCGAGCAAGAGCACGCATTCCTTCCGGTACCTGGCCGCCGGTGACTACTGGTTCAACGACGAGAGCGCCGGCGACCAGGACGGACCCAACAGCCGTCTGCACACCTGATGGACCCAGCGGCGTGACCTGACACCGGCTGGCGCGGCACGTCGGCCTCCCTGTGGAAGACGACTGACGGCAGCCACTCGACATCGAGTAGGTCCTTGGGGCCCAACCTGACGTCCCGCGAGGGCACTGATGGTAAGAGCCCAACAGAATCTGGGCAACAAACAAGCCCCAGGTCGCTGACCTGGGGCTTTGCTGTGGAGCGGATGACGGGAATCGAACCCGCGCTATAAGCTTGGGAATCTACTGCGCGGAGCGTGTGGAGATGGCACCTGACCTGCACAAACAGTTCCTGGGGTGTTCTTCGTAGAGCCCCTCCGCGATCCCCTTCTGACCGCTGCTGACCGTCCTTAAGGGCACGGTTGGGGCATGTACCCGGCACACGCCCGGCGAGGGTTCGACCCAGGTGGCGATACCGGCGATGCCGAGGCCCAACGACGGCATGCCCGAGAGGGGACCTTGCAAGCGCAATCGCTGCTTCGCTGGGCGGCTCGACCTGTGCGATGCCGAGGGCTGGTCTCTGGGTCAGGGGCTTCGGCTCCCGAGTGGCCCCGGCAGGCGAGTCTGAGCGTCGGCAGTCTGTCGTTGGCCGGGCGTGACGTTACTGCGATGACGCCTTGGCCCGCTTTGCTCCACCCCAGAGTGAGCCCGGGTTCGCCCGGGTCGGGTACAGGGCGAGCATCGCCTCGTACAGTTCGGCCGCAGTCTTGGTCTCGGCGTCGAGCCGGTTGAAGTCCGCCAGGTACTGCTTGGTCTCGGCCAGGATCTTCGGGTCGTCGGGCAGGTCGGGGTTCTTGTGGCCGGCGACGACGTAGGCGGGGTCGAGTGCGGCGAGCGTGTCGGTGGCGCGCATCCACTCCTCGCGTGACGCGGTGGTGGTCTCGCCCAGGTACTGGTGGATGCCGTTGTAGGCGACATCGCCGGCGACGACCAGCCGCAGGTCCGCCGCCCACAGCGCGGTGCTGCCCTCGCAGTCGGTGAAGCCGGTCTCCACTGCCCGTAGCTCATGGCCTTCGAGGGTGAAGGTGTCGCCTTCAAGGACTTCCGGGAAGACCTGGGGCAGCGGGACCTGCCCAGGGAAACGCGAGGTCCAGAAGGTGTCGACGTAGGGCGGTGTGCCCTCGAACCTCGCCTTGGCCACGGCTGCGGCGGTCGAGATCGCCTTGGCCTCGGGAAATGCCTCGAGGAGCTGCTTCACGCCGAAGCCGTGGTCGCCATGGCCATGCGTGATGTAGACGTAGGCCAGGTTGCGGTCGTGGGCCTTCACCCAGTCGACGAGCTGCTGGTTCTGTTCGACGGTGAGGAACGTGTCGACCAGCGCGGCGTCACGCTCACCGAGGATCAGTGTCGCGGTGTTGACCACCCACTGGAGCTCTGGCGGAGTGCCGGCCGGCAGGTCGCGGGTCAGACCTGACCGGCGCAAGCACAACGTCTCGTACCGCAGCGCTGATGTGGCTTCCGGCATGTAGTGGCTACCTTCCACTCTCGTCGAGATCCAGGCCAACACATCCGGCTTGGTCGGGCGCCAGGTTGGCCTCGGACCCAGGGCCGGGACTCGACGAGCTGCCGACCCGACTTCCAAGACCCATCCTGCGGGCTCGCATCCGATCCGCAACACGACCACCAGCCCGCCGCCGTCCGGCGTCCAGGCCTGTCACCGGTCACGTAGGCACAGGCCGGCGTGTTCAGCCCTCGATGCGGGCTGCTCGTCCGCGTAGCTCCCGTGTTTCCGGGACACCACTGACGGGATCGCGGTGAAGGTCTCCGCAACCTCCTCGACGTGCTCCGGCGGGCCCCGAAGCCGAGCCTGGTCTAGCGTGGAAGGGGGCCGAAACCGCATCGCGACGACGGGTGGGCCTCCCGGCTCCTGATCGACCGGATCAGGAGCCGGGAGGGCGGTGCCGACCGATGGGCAGGTGGGGCCATGTCCAGTGCAGCCGGCGCGACTGGCACCGACACCGGCACCCGCGACCACGACGTGATCGTCGTCGGTGGACGCTGCGCAGGGGCACCGACCGCCATGCTTCTCGCCCGCCTCGGACACAGGGTCCTCCTGGTCGACCGGGCGACGTTTCCGAGCGACACGATCTCCACCCATCTGATCCACCCGCCGGGCCTCGCCGCGCTGGAGCGTTGGGGGTTGCTGGATCGGGTGGTCGAGACCGGTTGCCCGCCCATCGACACCTACGCGTTTGACCTCGGCCCCTTCACCATCACGGGTTCGCCGGCCGGAGAGGGCTTCGACGCCTCGTACGCACCGCGACGCACCGTCCTGGACGAGATCCTCATCGACGCTGCGGCGGAGTCCGGTGCCGAGGTGCGCCAGGGGTTCACCGTCGAGGAGATCTTGACCGACGGGGACACGGTGACCGGTATCAAGGGCCACGGCAAGGACGGGAGGACCGTCACCGAGTACGCCCGGTTCGTCGTGGGCGCGGACGGACTCCACTCGTCGGTCGCGAAGGCGGTGGGCGCCGTCGGCTACGCGGAGAAACCGAAGATCAACGCCTACTACTACACCTACTGGTCCGGGCTTCCGATGCGCGGGACGTTCGAGGCGTACGACCGCGGGGACCGGGCCTTCGCCGCCTGGCCCACCAACGACGATCTGACACTGCTCATCTGCGCCTGGCCGATGCGTGACTTCGAGGCCAACCGTGCGGACGTCGAAGGCAATTACCGTGCGACGCTGGCCCTGGCGCCGGCCTTCGCCGAGCGGGTCTCGGCCGCCACCCGGGCCGAGCGGTTCCTGGGCATGGCCATCCCCAACTACTTCCGCAAGCCCTACGGCCCAGGCTGGGTGCTGGTCGGCGATGCCGGATACCTGAAGGACCCCATCACCGCCCAGGGCATCCAGGACGCCTTCCGGGATGCGGAGCGGTGCGCCCGGGCACTGGGCGACACACTCGACGGACGGCAGCCCTTCGACGAAGCCATGCGGGCGACCCAGGAGGCGAGGGATGCCCAGGTCATGAGCATGTACGAATTCACGGCGGAGTTCGCAACGTTGGAGCCGCCGCCTCCCGAGATGGAGCAGCTGCTCCTCGCGGTGTCCCAGAGCCCGTCGGCGCAGGACGAGTTCGCCAGGGTGACGGCTGGAGTGACGCCGCCCGAGGTGTTCTTCGGACACATGGAGGAACGGATGAGCGGCCATACGGGGAACGCGGCCTGACCGCCTTGACCGGCGTAGTGGCACGCGCCCCGGCGTAGCGTGTCGTCACCGGGAGGTGCGGCGACGCCGACAGGTGCCCCGGCGCCTCGTGTGGCTGGGGAACCTCGACGGTGTGGTGGTCAGGTGCGGGGGTGTGTTTCGTACATGCGGACGGCGACGAGGAGGCCGGAGGCGGCGGTGAGGGCGGCGATGGCGTAGATGGCGGTGGTCAGGCCGTAGGCGTCGGCGAGGACGCCGGCGAGGAGGGCGCCGACGGCGAAGCCGCCGTCCCGCCAGAGCCGGTAGACGCCGACGGCGCGGGCTCGCCACGCGGGGTGGGCGACGTCGCCGATGATGGCGAGCAGGGTGGGGTAGACCAGGGCGGTGCCGATGCCCAGCAGGATTTGCGCGGTGGCCCAGACGCCGAAGGTGGTGCCGGCGGCGACGAGGGCGATGGCGGCGGCCTGGAGCAGCATGCCCGCGGTGATGAGGTGTTTGCGGCCGATGTGGTCGGACCACCAGCCGGTGAGCATCTGTCCTGCGCCCCAGACGGCGGGGTAGAGGGCGGCGAGGATGCCGATCTGGGCGATGGACAGGCCGTGGGCGGCGAAGAGCAGGGGGAAGATGCCCCAGGCGAGGGCGTCGTTGAGGTTGTTGACGAGGCCGGCCTGGCTTGCGGCCGAAAGGGCTTTGTCGCGGAGGCTGGTCAGGCGGGCGATTTGCCCGGTGGTGAGTTCCCCGTCGTGGCCGCCGCCCGTGGGGTTGGTGTGGCGGTCGGCCTCGAGGCGGGCGTGGTCGCGGGTCTCGCGTACGGCGAAGACGGACAGGCCCAGAGCCAGGACGACGTAGGCGGCCCCGAGCAGGAACGGTGCTGGGCGTAGTCCGGCGTGTTCGGCGATGGCGCCGGTGGCCATGGCGGTCGCGGCGACGGCGCCGTATCCGGCGGCTTCGTTGAAGCCCATGGCGAGTCCCCGGCGTTCGGGGCCGGCCAGGTCGATCTTCATGATGACGGTGGTGGACCAGGTCAGGCCCTGGTTGATGCCGAGCAGGATGTTCGCGGCGATGATCCAGCCCCAGGACGGGCCCCAGGCCAGCATCGCGGGCACGGGCAGGGCGATCAGCCATCCGGCGATCAGGACCGGTTTGCGGCCGTACCGGTCCGACCAGGTCCCGGCGAAGAAGTTGGTGACGGCCTTCGTCGCGCCGAACGCCACGATGTAGGTGAGGGCGGCGGTGTAGGCGGAGAGGTGGAAGACGTCGTCGGCGAGCAGTGGCAGGACGGTGCGTTCCTGGCCGAGCATCCCGCCGACGAGCGCGTTGACCGCGACGAGCAGGGCGAACTGGGGGAGGTTGGCCCGCAGTCCGAGCCGTATGCCGGTACTGGAATCGCCGCTTGCGTGGATGCTCACGCCCCCTCCTGCAGGGGGCGGCCGGTGGCCTTGGCCCAGTCACCCGGGCCGCCGTCGAGGACGGCGAGATCCCGCTGCCCGGCGCGCTGCAGGAGGCTGGCGGCCGTCATGGCGCGCTCGCCGTGACCGCAGGCCACCACGGCGCCGGCCGGAGCCTCGCCTGAGCGGGCTGCGAGATCGCCGAGTTCGATGTGGACCGCGTCAGCGATGTGCCCCGCGGTGTGTTCCGCACGCTGGCGGATGTCCAGTACGGGCCGGCCCCCGATGCGGTCGGCGGTGAGCAGTTCGATGCTCTGGCGCTGTCCCCCGGCGGTGGTCCAGGCGTCCATGCCGCCTTCGAGGTGCCCGGCCAGCCGCTCGTATCCGATCTTCAGGGCCTGCCAGGTGAGCTCCGCGAGGTCCTGACCGGGGGAGGTGACGAACACGAGCGGGCTGTCGTCGGGCAGCAGCCAGCCGAGCCAGGTGGCGAACTGCCCGCGTAGCGGGTTGGAGATCGCGCCGGGTATGTGGCCTGCGGCGAAATCGGCGACGGAGCGGACGTCGACGAGCTGAGCGCCCTGGCCGAGGAGGCCGCGGACCTCGGCCACCGTGAGCGGGGCGAGCGTGGGCGCGGACCCTAGGACCGCGGGCCCGCGCCGGTTCACCTCACCGAGCCGGTCGAAGTACGCCGGGTAGGAACCGAGACTCCCCAGCAGCTGCCGCACGAAGGCGTCCTCGTCCGGCGCAGCGAGCAGCGGGTTGGCCCGACGCTGGTCACCGATGGTTGTGGTGCGCTCGGCGCCGGGAGGGGCGGAGCAGAACGAGCCCGCGCCGTGGGTGGGCCAGACCGCCGTGCTGTCCGGCAGCTCGGCCAGGCGCCCCAACGACCGGTACTGGGCACGGGCCAGCTCCTCGGCGCGGTCGGCGCCGAGGAGGTCGGTGCGCGCGGCTGAGCCGACGATCAGCGAACCCCCGGTGAAGACGCCCAGCTCGCGGGTGCCGTCCAGGAGCAGGAAGGAGAGGTGTTCGTCGGTGTGGCCGGGGGTGGCCAGCGCGCGGAGGGTCAGGCCGCCGAGGTCGGTCTCGTCGCCGTCGGCGAGGGGCGTGTGCGGGAAGGCGCGGTGGCCGGCTGCCGAGGCCAGGACCGTCGCGTCGTCGTCGTGCGCGAGCTGGACGGCGCCGGAGAGGAAATCGGCGTGCAGGTGGGTGTCGGCCGCGTACGCCACCCGCAGCCGCCGCCGTCCGGCAGCGGCCCGCAGTGCGCGCAGGTCCCGGCTCGCGTCCACCGCGAGGGCGCGTCCGTCACCGAGGTCGACGAGGTAGGAGCTGTTTCCCAGCCCCTCGTCGACCAGCGGTATCAATTGATCGTCGGCGAAGCCCATCAGGTCCTCCAGGTGACACGGTAGGGGCTCGGTGGTTCCAGCGCCCATCCACGGATACAATATTCCATGGATCTATGGAGGATGCCATGGGAGATGCCGTACGCAAGTCGGCCCTGTACGACGCTTTCGCCCTCACGGGCAAGGCACTGAGCAGCGGGAAGCGCTTGGAACTGCTCGACCTGCTGGCGCAGGGCGAGCGCACGGTGGACGCGCTCGCCAAGGCGGCCGGACTGAACCTGACCACGGCCTCGGCGCACCTGCAGACCCTCAAGCAGGCCGGACTCGTCGCCACCCGCCGAGAGGGGGTACGGATCCACTACCGCCTCGCCGGCGACGACGTCGCTGCCCTCTACGCCCTCCTGCGCCAGGTCGCCCAAACCCACCAGGCCGCCGTCGAACCGGCTCGCACCGCATACCTCGGCACGGACGCAGCGGAAGAGGTCGACCGAGAGGAACTACGGGCCCGCGCCCAAGCGGGCGAAGTCGTCGTCCTCGACGTCCGCCCGGCCGAGGAATACGCCGCAGGCCACATTCCCGGCGCGATCTCCATCCCGGTCGAGGAACTCGCCGAGCGCATCGCCGAACTACCGGACGACGTCGAGGTCGTCGCGTACTGCCGCGGCGCCTACTGCGTCCTCGCCCACGACGCCGTACGCCTGCTCCACCAGCACGGCCGCAAGGCCCTGCGACTCACCGACGGCATGCTGGAATGGCGTCTGGCCGACCTGCCTGTCGAGGCGGAGGCCGCCGCCTGATCCTTTGCCTGCACCCGTCCCACGAGTCACGCGCTCCGCTGGGGGCTGTACCGGCTCATGGCGTCGCAGTCGAGGCGGGAACTGGCCAGGCCTTCTGGGTGACGAGGGTGTCCGGAGGGAGTGCGTCGAGGTCGATGCCGGGGTTGGTCATGCGGTGATCGTTCTTCCCGTTCTTCAGGTACATGCTCCGAAAGTAGGGTTCCGGCAGGCGCGGTAAAGGCTCGCGTCACCCGTTTGGCCAGGAGCGCGTAAAGGTGCTGGGGTCGTGCGGGGCGCCCGGCGTGATCGGTTCTCGTCGATCTCGCCGGAATCAATGGCCTGTGCAAGCCAACGCAGCGTCAGGCCAGGTACGTTGCCCCCATGGCTGACTTCTTGATCGTGATCACGACCGTGGACAATCAGGACGCCGCGCGGAAGCTGTCGCGCTCAGCAGTGGAGGCGAATCTGGCCGCTTCCGGGCAGGTGACCGGGCCCATCGAGACGACGTACCGGCACCTCGGACAGGTCTCCGAGGGGACTGAGTTCCAGGTGACCTTCCGTACGGCCGGTGACCGGCGCGAAGCGCTGGAGAAGCACCTGGCGGACAACCATCCCTACGACTCGCCCGAGGTCATCGCCTTCACCATCGACGCCGGCCGTGCCGAGTACCTGGACTGGATCACGCGGGCCACCCGCTAGCCCTTGGCCCGTTCCAGCAGCGCACCGACCGGGGCGATGGACCGGTGGGGCTCCAGTCGCTTGACCATCAGGCGGGCCCGCACCATCGGCCGGATCGACGCGAGTCCCTCGGAGAGGTCGAACACCCGGGTCGTGATCACGGTCGCGTGCTCGATCTCGCCGGCGTCCAGGTAGGCCGCCGCCAGCCACGACAGGTAGAGCGCCTTGTCTCGGGACCGGGAGTCGTCGTACCGGCCCAGGGCGTCCTCCAGGGCCGGGATCGCCCGCAGGGGCCGGTGCAGCTCCGACCAGCACCTGCCCGTCATGATCGCGATCTCGTCGTGGTCCACCCAGTACGCCCAGTCGGGGCCCGGCTCGTCGCCGGGCTCGTGGATCGCCTCCTCGGCGAGGCCCAGGGCGTAGTCCGCTTCCCGGGCGTTCCCCGAGGTCGCGTGCTGCCAGGCCAGTCGGTCGGCCAGCAGTGCCCGTACGACGGGTGCCGTCCCCGGACCGAGCGCCTCGTACGCGGCCGTGGCGAAGCGGATCCCGGAGTCGCCGCCCACGGTCCATTCCAGGTACGCGAGGAAGGCCAGCGAGTTGCCTTCCAGGGAGCTGTCCTGGGCCGTGCGTGATGCGGCCAGGGCGGTCATGTAGTGCCCGCGGGCCTCCTCGTACTGGCCCGCGTCGTATGCCGCCCAGCCTGCGAGTTGGGCCTGTTCGGCGATGATTCCCCGCAGTCCCCTGCCGGTCGCCTCGCTGTAGACCCCCTCGTCGGCCAGACGGGTCGTGGTCGCCAGCTCGCGGACGTACATCTGGTAGGTGTCGCCACCGCCCACGAAGTCGTCGAGGCGCCGGAGCCGGGCGGTGCGCTGGCTCAACTGCCGTGGGACGTCTGCTCCGATCCTCCGTCCTGATGAGAGCAGAGAAGAGGGCTGTATGACGGCGATCCCGGCGCCGGCCGAAGCCGTCATGAATCCGCGGCGGTCGAACACTTCGTTCTCCTGGTCGGTCTGGTCCTTCTGCTCCTGTCGGCGAAGGCGTCGGGCGAGAGCGACAGCCCGACGGAGCTCCTCCTCCGGTACGCCGAACTCCGCGGCCAGCAGCGCCCGTGAAGCCGGGTCGGGCAGCCGCTCGTGGGTCTCCCACCTGGAGACCGCGCCCTGCTCCAGCGGGTACCCCCGGCGCACGGAGAGATCGGCCGCCAGACCCTCCTGCGT harbors:
- a CDS encoding helix-turn-helix transcriptional regulator; the protein is MAMMTTNEGDGVEPIGPLLRRLRMAGGRTQEGLAADLSVRRGYPLEQGAVSRWETHERLPDPASRALLAAEFGVPEEELRRAVALARRLRRQEQKDQTDQENEVFDRRGFMTASAGAGIAVIQPSSLLSSGRRIGADVPRQLSQRTARLRRLDDFVGGGDTYQMYVRELATTTRLADEGVYSEATGRGLRGIIAEQAQLAGWAAYDAGQYEEARGHYMTALAASRTAQDSSLEGNSLAFLAYLEWTVGGDSGIRFATAAYEALGPGTAPVVRALLADRLAWQHATSGNAREADYALGLAEEAIHEPGDEPGPDWAYWVDHDEIAIMTGRCWSELHRPLRAIPALEDALGRYDDSRSRDKALYLSWLAAAYLDAGEIEHATVITTRVFDLSEGLASIRPMVRARLMVKRLEPHRSIAPVGALLERAKG